One region of Cydia fagiglandana chromosome 15, ilCydFagi1.1, whole genome shotgun sequence genomic DNA includes:
- the LOC134671529 gene encoding uncharacterized protein LOC134671529 yields the protein MVNSILNRLLGQKKLSVESAKGVKELLDISTECLNSLKNNDISIDNWDPIIIHLLVHKLDTESHKHWEEDLKTLSVEDLPTLEQFSKFLEGRFRVLEMVQTAHPKEKPQVRAKTFHATATPSSNTDSNQQCGFCNEDHFIYNCKEFAKLDPEQRSKEVQTRSLSFNCLRPGHSVRFCKRNTSCLRCKRKHHTLLHVTKPNTVSLEEKPEKENKEQATPTINIVSHCASQRRVTLLATALVNIMTNRGAQVVRALIDPCSEESFISEETVNKLQLKRTRVEGQVTGVAKMSTPIKHAAEIQIVSRINESYKLNCTAYVTKEVTDIMPVTKIDKEQWSQLHGLELADPTYYNPGEIDLLLGVHVYTDILMSGVIKGKPGSPIAQQTLFGWIISGGAPAEEHGKNGKIVSMHLSVSLDNMLQRFWESETLDNESKDTLTPQEKRAEEIYEKTLARDEGGRFIVGLPFVRDTPIVPENSRSIAVKRLECLERKLAHNSKLKTEYDNVIKEYLTLKHMEPVGKPEKDEKTVYLPHHAVVREDRETTKVRVVFDASCKGSNGVSLNDELLVGPTLLEELRDVIMRWRQNMICFVADIVKMYRQIKVREADTDYQRILYRFDPKDEIQDFRMLTVTFGTASAPYLAIRTLKQLAKEEKDAFPIASEIIDRDFYMDDVLTGFDDVKSALEAHEELNKVMSKSGFELQKWASNSREFMSAIQPEKRERSNTVDMNRKSQIKTLGIIWNIDEDKLKVTQKEINTEKPVTKRNVLGQIASLFDPLGWLAPAIMKAKMFMQKLWLEKLDWDEELPTDLKEEWIQYQEDLPALSAIQINRWTGSSKNSAIELHGFSDACQTGYAAVVYLRVIPKDGSQCQVALITAKTKVAPVVKTLSLPRLELCGASLLSKLMKHVMRVLNIKLQQTYAWVDSKVVLAWIKGDPNRWTPYVKNRVIDIRSNLDTHWLYVNTKDNPADPASRGLSPSKLKQNQLWFNGPEFLREPDFTIPVDSIPETELEKRLLVKCKTTTIETDSEKLTLLKKYSSLQKLLDVISYCRRWLKILKKEKNVSKHITCEEKDEALTLCLKMSQEIEFPEEIDHLKSGKAIKKSSRLLQFTPYLDDKGIIRLGGSLKHAELSMDQKHPIIITKNNVLLPVLLDDAHKNTLHGGPHLMTPYLRSKYWIIKGGSSIKQFYKKCITCARYNAKTNTQLMGNLPEVRVKPSRPFLISGVDFAGPITCRMSKGRGAKTYKAYIALFVCMSTKAIHLELVSDMTTEAFIAA from the coding sequence ATGGTTAACTCAATCTTGAATAGATTATTGGGTCAAAAGAAACTGAGCGTTGAATCTGCCAAAGGTGTCAAAGAATTGCTGGATATTTCTACAGAATGTCTGAACAGCTTGAAGAACAATGACATTAGTATCGATAACTGGGATCCAATCATAATACATCTATTGGTACACAAGTTAGATACAGAGTCACACAAGCACTGGGAAGAGGATCTGAAGACATTATCTGTGGAAGACTTGCCGACATTGGAACAATTCAGCAAATTTTTGGAGGGAAGATTTAGAGTTTTGGAGATGGTTCAAACTGCGCACCCAAAAGAGAAGCCTCAAGTTAGAGCCAAGACGTTCCATGCAACTGCTACGCCTAGCAGTaacacagactccaaccaacaATGCGGTTTCTGTAACGAAGATCATTTCATCTACAACTGCAAGGAGTTTGCTAAATTGGATCCCGAGCAACGATCCAAGGAGGTTCAAACTAGGAGTCTTAGCTTCAACTGTCTACGGCCTGGACATAGCGTGAGATTTTGCAAGCGTAATACTTCATGCCTGCGTTGTAAGAGGAAGCATCACACACTATTGCACGTTACTAAACCTAACACTGTATCACTCGAAGAAAAACCAGAGAAAGAAAACAAAGAGCAAGCTACACCAACAATCAACATAGTATCTCACTGTGCCTCTCAGAGACGGGTTACTCTTTTAGCTACAGCACTAGTGAATATTATGACAAACAGAGGAGCACAAGTAGTTCGAGCACTCATAGATCCATGTTCGGAAGAGTCATTTATATCAGAGGAGACAGTCAACAAACTACAACTCAAACGAACAAGGGTGGAGGGTCAAGTGACAGGTGTTGCGAAGATGTCGACTCCAATCAAGCACGCGGCGGAGATACAAATTGTGTCGAGAATTAATGAGAGCTACAAGCTGAACTGCACCGCCTACGTGACGAAGGAAGTTACTGACATAATGCCTGTTACGAAGATCGATAAAGAACAATGGTCTCAACTACATGGTTTGGAGTTAGCTGATCCCACATACTACAATCCTGGAGAGATAGATTTGTTACTTGGTGTGCATGTCTATACAGACATTTTAATGAGTGGAGTCATCAAGGGCAAACCAGGATCACCGATAGCGCAACAGACGTTATTCGGATGGATAATTTCGGGCGGAGCACCCGCCGAAGAgcacgggaagaatggaaaaaTTGTTAGCATGCATTTGAGTGTGAGTCTAGACAACATGCTGCAAAGATTTTGGGAATCGGAGACGCTAGATAATGAGAGCAAAGACACTCTGACGCCTCAAGAGAAGAGAGCTGAAGAGATTTATGAGAAAACACTAGCGAGAGATGAGGGTGGAAGATTCATTGTTGGACTACCATTCGTACGAGATACACCGATTGTTCCCGAAAATTCCCGTTCAATTGCTGTCAAAAGACTTGAATGTCTAGAGAGGAAGTTAGCACACAACAGCAAATTGAAAACTGAGTACGATAACGTGATTAAAGAGTACCTTACGTTGAAACACATGGAACCGGTAGGCAAGCCTGAGAAAGATGAGAAAACAGTCTACCTTCCGCATCATGCTGTGGTTCGCGAGGATCGGGAGACCACGAAAGTTAGAGTAGTTTTTGACGCATCCTGTAAAGGATCTAATGGAGTATCTCTCAATGATGAACTACTGGTTGGACCGACTCTGCTAGAAGAGCTAAGAGACGTTATCATGAGATGGAGACAAAACATGATATGTTTTGTGGCAGACATCGTAAAGATGTATCGACAGATCAAAGTTCGAGAAGCAGACACTGACTATCAGAGAATTCTGTACAGATTTGATCCAAAAGATGAGATTCAAGATTTCAGAATGCTAACCGTAACATTTGGCACAGCATCAGCACCATATTTGGCAATAAGAACACTAAAACAGCTGGCCAAAGAAGAGAAAGACGCATTCCCTATAGCATCTGAAATTATAGACAGAGACTTTTACATGGACGATGTACTTACAGGATTCGATGATGTGAAGTCAGCATTAGAAGCACACGAAGAGCTGAACAAAGTAATGAGCAAAAGTGGATTTGAGTTACAAAAGTGGGCTTCTAACAGCAGAGAATTTATGTCGGCCATACAACCTGAAAAGAGAGAGAGGTCAAATACAGTAGACATGAATAGAAAGAGCCAAATAAAGACACTCGGAATAATTTGGAATATTGATGAAGACAAACTCAAGGTTACACAAAAAGAAATCAATACTGAGAAACCTGTCACAAAGAGAAATGTACTCGGACAGATCGCTTCACTTTTCGATCCGTTGGGTTGGTTAGCACCAGCAATCATGAAAGCAAAGATGTTCATGCAGAAGCTATGGCTGGAAAAGCTAGATTGGGATGAGGAACTACCCACAGATCTAAAAGAAGAATGGATCCAGTACCAAGAAGACTTACCTGCGTTATCAGCGATACAGATTAATCGTTGGACTGGTTCTAGTAAAAATTCAGCGATCGAGTTACATGGATTTTCTGACGCATGCCAGACAGGATATGCAGCAGTCGTGTACCTTCGAGTTATACCCAAAGATGGATCACAATGTCAAGTGGCTCTAATTACAGCAAAAACAAAAGTTGCACCAGTTGTTAAAACATTGTCTTTGCCACGCCTTGAACTATGTGGAGCATCGTTGCTTAGTAAACTCATGAAACACGTGATGAGAGTTCTAAATATCAAGTTGCAACAAACCTACGCGTGGGTAGACTCCAAAGTGGTTTTAGCCTGGATAAAAGGAGATCCAAACAGATGGACACCCTATGTCAAAAATCGAGTGATTGACATAAGGAGCAATTTAGACACACACTGGTTATATGTCAATACCAAGGATAACCCAGCAGATCCAGCTTCCAGAGGTCTGTCACCCAGCAAGCTGAAACAAAATCAGTTATGGTTCAATGGTCCGGAATTCTTACGAGAACCTGACTTCACCATACCCGTCGACTCCATACCTGAAACAGAGTTAGAGAAACGCTTGTTAGTGAAATGTAAGACAACAACCATAGAAACAGACTCTGAAAAGCTTACCTTACTGAAGAAATACTCGTCACTGCAAAAACTTCTGGACGTTATTTCATATTGTAGAAGATGGCTGAAGATCCTGAAAAAAGAAAAGAATGTTAGTAAACATATAACCTGTGAAGAAAAAGATGAAGCACTTACCTTGTGTTTAAAGATGTCCCAAGAGATAGAATTTCCTGAGGAGATTGATCACCTGAAAAGTGGAAAAGCTATTAAGAAAAGCAGTCGTCTACTGCAATTCACACCTTATCTGGATGATAAAGGTATTATCAGATTAGGAGGAAGTCTGAAGCACGCAGAGTTGAGTATGGATCAGAAGCATCCCATTATTATAACTAAAAACAACGTATTGTTACCTGTTTTGTTGGATGATGCTCACAAAAACACTCTTCATGGAGGGCCGCATCTCATGACACCATATTTGAGAAGCAAATACTGGATTATTAAAGGAGGTTCTTCAATAAAGCAATTTTACAAGAAGTGTATAACGTGTGCAAGATACAATGCGAAGACGAATACACAGTTGATGGGCAACTTACCGGAAGTTCGAGTAAAACCTTCACGCCCTTTCCTTATCAGCGGTGTTGACTTTGCCGGTCCCATCACATGCAGAATGAGTAAAGGTCGAGGAGCTAAGACATACAAGGCATATATTGCTTTATTCGTGTGTATGTCTACCAAAGCCATACATTTGGAACTAGTCAGCGATATGACCACAGAAGCGTTTATCGCTGCCTAA